Within Candidatus Thermoplasmatota archaeon, the genomic segment CGCGCCACTGCGCCTTGATCCAGCCATCGACGAAGCTCCGCGCGATCTCGGGCTCCGCGTACGCGATGTCGGTCGCGGACACGAGTCCCCTCACCTCCCCGTCGAGGCAGACGACGAGACGCTTCACGCCGAGCTGCTTCATGCGCATCGCGGCCTCCTCGATCGAGGCGGCGGGATCGACCGTCGCGACCGGCGCGCTCATCACGTCCGCGACGCGGGTCCCGTCGGGGTCGCGACCTTCCGCAAGCACGCGGAACGCGAGGTCGCGCTCGGTCACGACGCCGAGCGGCGCCCCGCCGTCGACCACGACGAGGCAGCCGATCGCCTTCGCGCGCATGAGGCGCGAGGCCTCGCGGGCGGAGGCGCGCGGGGCGATCGTCACGACCTTCCGGGTCATGACGGAATCGACGATCATGCGTATCGTTCGGTCGTGGTGGCGGCATAGCCTTTCCGGTGGGCGACGGGCTTGAGCGTGGCGTGCGCGATCCGGCGGCGATCCTTTTGGATTGCGAAGCCTGGGGACCGGCCCCGACCGTCGGACCGCCCTCGCCGCCCTCGGCGACTCCCGTCTCCGCGCGGCGCACGTCTTGCGGCGCGACCGCCTCACACGCCATCATCGTCGAGACGGGCCGGTAACGGTCTTTGCGCATCGCGCGCGGCGCGGCGGACGTGGTGGTCGGCGACTGGGTCGCGCCCGCGCCCGCGCGCGGCGCCGTTCCCCCGACGATCGTCGCGATCCTCCCGCGGCGAGGCGTCATCGCGCGCAAGGCGAGCGGCGCGACGCACGCGGCCCAGACGCTCGCCGCCAACATGGACGTCGCCCTGCGAGCGAGCGCCGGGAGGAGACCGAGCGCCGCCTCGGACGCGCGGGCTCGAGGATGATCCGCGGGGCGAAGGAATACAAGCGCTCGCGGCGCGAGGGGTAGCGAATCCGACGCGCGCCGCGCGACGGCTTGAAATAGGGCGAGCGTCGCTCGCCGACGTGTGGCAGAACCCGTCATCGTCGCCCGCGACATCCGCAAGGCGTACGGCAGGACCGAGGCCCTGAAGGGCGTCGACCTCGAGGTCCGCGAGGGCACCATCCTGGGGCTCCTCGGCCCGAACGGCGCCGGCAAGACGACGCTCGTCCGCATCCTTGCGACGCTCCTCCGCGCCGACGGCGGCGTCGCCACGGTCGCGGGCCTGGACGTCGCGCGCGAAGCGTCCGCGCTCCGCCGCGTCATCGGCCTCGCGGGACAGTACGCGGCCGTCGACGAGTCGCTCACGGGCCGCGAGAACGTCGTCCTCGCGGCGCGCCTCCACCACCTCCCGAAGGCCGAGGCGCGCCGCCGCGCCGACGACCTCCTCGCGCGATTCGATCTCCTCGAGGCGGCCGACCGCCCCGCGCGGACGTACTCGGGAGGCATGCGCCGCCGGCTCGACCTCGCGGCGAGCCTCGTCGGCGACCCGACCGTGCTCTTCCTCGACGAGCCGACGACGGGCCTCGACCCGCGCTCGCGCCTCGCGCTCTGGTCCATCATCGACGGGCTGCGCCGCGAAGGAAAGACGATCCTCCTCACGACGCAGTACCTCGAGGAGGCGGACCGGCTTGCGGACCGCATCGCCGTCGTGGACCGCGGCGTCATCATCGCGGAAGGCACCGCGAGCGAGCTCAAGCGGAAGGTCGGCGGCGACGTGGTCGAGGTGCACCTCTCGGACCCGGCGCAGGCCGAGGCCGCGCAAGTCGCGCTCGCCCCGCTCGGCGCCACGGTCGACGCGGCGCGCCTGAGGGCGCACCTTCCCGCGACGGAGGGCACGCGGACGCTTGCGGCCGCCGTGCGCGCGCTCGACGAGGCGAAGATCGAGACGACGGACATCGCGCTGAGGCGCCCGAGCCTCGACGACGTCTTCCTCGCGATCACGGGCCGCGCGGCCGAGGCCGAGGAGGGGTCCGCGTGAACGTCGGGTCCCCCGGCCTCGGCCAGCGCGCCCGATGGGCCGTCTCCGACACGATGCTGCTCACGTGGCGGAACCTCATGCATTACGTGCGCATCCCGCAGCTCATCGTCTTCGCGATCATCCAGCCGATCATGTTCACGGTGCTTTTCGCGTACGTCTTCGGGGGCGCCATCTCGACGCCCGGCGGATCGTACGTGGACTTCCTCATCCCCGGCATCATCGTGCAGACGGTCGTCTTCGGCTCGCTCATGAGCGGCATCAGCATCGTCGAGGACGTCCAGAAGGGCGTCATGGACCGCTTCCGCTCCCTCCCGATCGCGCGCGGGACCGTCCTCGCCGCGAGGACGCTGAGCGACACCCTGCGCAACACGCTCTCCGTGTTCATCATGGCGGGCGTCGGCTACCTCATCGGCTACCGCTTCCACGGCACGGTCGGAGACGCGGTCCTCGGTCTCGCGATCACGGTCGCGGTCGGGCTCGCGTTCTCGTGGATCGCCGCGACGATCGGGCTTCTCGTGCGCGACACGCAGACCGCCGAGATCGCGGGCTTCACGTGGGCGTTTCCGCTCGTCTTCGCGTCGAGCATCTTCGTCCCGATCGACACGATGCCCGCGTGGCTCAGGGCCTTCGCCGAGCAGAGCCCCATCACCCTCGCGGCCGACGCCGTGCGGGCGGCCTCCTTCGGTACCCCCATGGGCGACGCGGGTTGGTTGACGCTCCTCTGGTGCGCGGGGATCACGGCCGTCTTCGGGTTCCTCGCGGTGCGGCGCTTCTCGCGGCTCACCTGAGCGGGATCGACGCCCCGCCCGGCGTCGGAGGCCGCGAAGCGGAAGCGTTCAAACCCTCCCGGAACCCTTGCCTTCCCATGGAGCCTCTTCCCGCATCGGGGCTCGAGGACGAACTCGTCGCCTGGGGCGCGCTCGAGCGCGCGGGCGACGGCTACGCGTGGACGCGCCGGTTCCGGGGCTTCGTGATGCGGGAGGCCGCGCGCCTCGCCGGCGAGGAGCGCGCGGGCCGCGCGCCCGCGGGCGGCGCGCTCGCGAACGCCGTCGTGGGCGCGCTCGAGGCCTTCCCCCATCCCGACGGCGCGGCCTACGGCGAGCTTCACGCGCGCCGCCTCGTCGAGATCGAGCTCGCGGCCCTCCCCGAGGAGCTCCGCCGCGCGCTCGGCGCGTGACGTCCTCCGCGGCCCGCGGCGCGCGCGGCGAGAGCGCGGACCGCTCCGGCGTTCACGGCGCCGGGAGCGGCCGGTCCCGCTCGATGAGCAGGAACTCGTTGCCGCTCGGGTCCGCGACCGTCGCGTAGGTGGGCCCCCAAGGCGCCTTCCAGGGGCCTTCGAGCACGTCGGCGCCGCGGCCGCGCAGCGCCTCGACGGCCTTCGCGCAGTCGTCGACCCCGAACATGAGCCCGCTCACCGTGCCGGCGGGGCGGCCCGGTTCGCCGGGCTCCTGCACGTGCATCGAGAGGCGCGCGCCCCCCGGAAGCGCGAAGACGAGGAGGCCTTGCGCGAAGACGAGCTCGCGAAACCCCATGACGTCGCGGTAGAACCGGCGCGAGGCCTCGAGGTCGGTCACGTGGAGCGTGATGCAGTCGAGTTCCCGGACGATGGACATGCGTCCGCGAGCGCGGGCGGGCGGCAAATCGCTGTCGCCCGCCCTCGGCCCCGGGTCCATGGATACATATGACCCGAGTCCCATCGGCGGGGATACGGAGAGGTCGCTCTGAGGCTCGGCGCCTACGACACGGAAGGATTCTACGACGAGACGTTCGCCCCCGACGGCACGCCGCGGCCCGGGAACGCCTTCCTCGTCGAGGCCTTCTCGGGTTTCTCGGAGGCCGAGCTCGCCCGGCGGCAACGCGCGGCCGACATCGCGTTCCTCAACCAGGGCATCACGTTCACGGTGTACGGCGACAAGGCCGGGCGAGAGAAGATCTTCCCCTTCGACATCGTGCCGCGCATCGTGCGCTGGCAGGAATGGACCCACGTCGCGCGCGGCCTCGAGCAGCGCATCCGGGCGCTCAACGCCTTCGTCGCGGACGTGTACGGCGAAGGGCGCATCCTCAAGGCGGGCATCGTGCCCGAGGACCTCGTGCGATCGAGCCGCGGGTTCAGGCCCCGACTCGTCGGCGTGCGGCCGCCCCGCGACGTGTGGTGCCACGTGAGCGGCATCGACCTCGTGCGCCACGGCGACGGCGCGCTCTACGTGCTCGAGGACAACATCCGCACGCCCTCGGGCGTCTCGTACGTGCTCGAGAACCGGGAGATCATGAAGAAGGTCCTGCCGGAGCTCTTCGAGCGCGCGAACGTGCAACCGGTCGCGAACTATCCGAACCTGCTCCTCGAAACGCTGACGCAGCTCTCCGATCGTCGCGATCCGACCGTGGTCGTGCTCACCCCCGGCATGTACAACAGCGCCTACTTCGAGCATTCGTATCTCGCGCAGAAGATGGGCATCGAGCTCGTGGAAGGCAGCGACCTCGTGGTGGACGGGGACGAGGTCAAGATGCGGACGACGCGCGGCCTCCGGCGCGTGGACGTCATCTATCGGCGCATCGACGACGACTTCCTCGACCCGAAGGCCTTCCGCGAGGACAGCCTCCTCGGCGTCGCGGGCCTCATCGACGTGTTCGAGAAGGGGAACGTCGCGCTCGCGAACGCCCCCGGCACGGGCGTCGCGGACGACAAGGCCGTCTACCCCTACGTCCCGAAGATGATCCGATTCTACCTCGGCGAAACGCCTGTCCTCCCGAACGTTCCGACGCTCGTGTGCTGGGACGACAAGGAGCGCGCCGAGGTCCTCGCGAACCTCGACAAGCTTGTCGTGAAGGCCGCGAACGAATCGGGCGGCTACGGAATGCTCGTCGGGCCGCACGCGACGCCGGACGAGCGCGAAGCGTTCGCCAAGCGCATCGAGGAGAATCCGCGCAACTACATCGCCCAGCCGACGCTCGCGCTCTCGCGCGTTCCCACTCGGGTGGGGGGCACGTTCGAGGGGCGCCACGTCGATCTCCGCCCGTACGTGCTCCACGGCCGCGAGATCAAGGTCGTCCCCGGCGGCCTCACGCGCGTCGCGCTCAGGAAGGGCTCGCTCGTCGTGAACTCCAGCCAGGGAGGCGGGAGCAAGGACACGTGGGTCCTCGGCCCGGAGGGCGCCTGATGCTCTCCCGCGTCGCGAGCCAGGTGCACTGGCTCAACCGCTACATCGAGCGCGCGGAGAACGTCGCGCGCTTCATCGACGTGAACCTCAACCTGATGCTCGAGATGGACGCCGCGCACCAGCAATGGATGCCGCTCGTCGCGACCGCGGGCGACGAGGCGGCGTTCGCGGCGCGCTACAAGGAGCCGTCGAAGGCGAACGTCATCCGCTTCCTCACGTTCGACGCGTCGAACCCGAACTCGATCCTCTCCTGCCTCCGCATGGCGCGAGAGAACGCGCGAAGCGTCCGGGAGATCATCTCGAGCGAGATGTGGACCCAGGTGAACGTGAGCTACCTCGCGGTCGAGGAGGCGGTCGCGAAGGGGAACGTGCTCGACGACCCTCGAGACTTCTTCGCGCGGGTGAAGATGGACAGCCACCTCTTCGGCGGCATCATGGACGCGACGATGTCGCACGGCGAGGCGTGGCATTTCGGCCGCCTCGGCAGGCTGCTCGAGCGCGCGGACAAGACGGCGCGCATCCTCGACGTGAAGTACTACGTTCTCCTCCCGAGCCTCGAGGACGTCGGGAGCCCCTTCGACGACCTGCAGTGGCAGGCGGTCCTCAAATCCGCAAGCGCCCTCGAGATGTACCGCAAGGAGCGGCGCCGCCGGATCACGCCGCGCGACGTCGCAGACTTCCTCATCCTGTCGCGCGACTTCCCCCGCTCCATCCGAAGCTCGCTTGCGACCGCCGAGGAATCGCTCCATCGCATCACGGGAACCCCGGGCCACGCCTTCCGCAACGCGGCGGAGAAGCGGCTCGGCCGCCTGAGGAGCGAATTCGACTATCTGGAGATCGAGGACGTGTTCGCGGTCGGGCTCCACGAATTCCTCCAGCGCGTCCTGAGCGAGATCCGCTACGTGGGCGACGGCATCCACGAGAGCTTCTTCGCGCCGCGGGCGATCCCGGCCGCGACGCGCCGGGAGGCCCCGCAATGAGGATCCGGATCGCCCACCGCACGGCCTACAGCTACTCGGCGCCGGTGCGCCTCGATCCCCAGGTCGTGCGGCTCAAGCCCGCGACCGACGCCCGCCAACGCCTCCTTTCCTGGGCCCTCGCGGTCGATCCCGCCGACGCCAAGGTCGCGGAGGCCCTCGATGCCTCGGGCTTCTGGGCGACGACCCTCGCGACCGAGGCCGGGCTCGAGCGATTCGTCCTCGAAACGGAATCCCTCGTCGAGACGATGCCCCTTCCCCCCATCGATTCCGCGCCGCGTCTGCCGTGGCGGGACCCCGCGCTCCTTCCAGAAGGCGCCCGCGCCTGGCGCCTGCCGCGCGACGAGGACCCCGAGGTCGTGCGGTTCGCCCTCGACGTCGCCCAGGGGGCCTCCTGGGAGACGCTCCCCTTCCTCGGCGACCTCGCGAGGCGCATCCACACCACGCACCAGCACCGGGTCCGCCACGAAGGATCGCCGTGGACGCCGCGCGCGACGCTCGACGCTCGGGAGGGCGCCTGCCGCGATTTCGCCGTCCTCTTCGTGGCCGCCTGTCGCCTCTTGGGCGTTCCCGCGAGATTCGTGAGCGGATATCGCGTGATCGAGGCCACGCGCCAGGGCCAGGAGCTGCACGCGTGGGCCGAAGCCTGGATTCCCGGGCACGGTTGGCGGGGGTTCGATCCCACGGATGGACGCCCCGTCGAGGACCGCCACGTCGCCGTCGCGGCAGGCTCCGTGGCCGAGGCCGCGCCCGTGACGGGAACGTTCTGGGGGCCCGCGGGCGTCGTCTCCCGCCTCGAGACGCGCGTCGACGCGCGGATCGAGTGAAGCCCCTTCACCCCGACCGCGCGCCCGCGACCTCGCGCGCCCGACGCTTCGCGGCGGCCGCGGCCCCCGCGTGCCCGCACGCCTCCTCCGCCGCGGCGAGCGAGGTCCATGCGAAGGCGAGATACGGCGGCGTCTCGACGACCGCCGACTCGAACGTCGCGGTCGCGGCCGCGATCGCGTCGCGGCCCTCGGGCGCGCGGCCCGTCGCGACGCACGCATCCGCGAACCCCGAGGCGGCTCCAAGCTCGAGATACGGGCTTGCGACAAGCCGGGCCGCCTCGATCCCCTCCTTGCCCGCGGCCAGGGCTTCGTCGTGATGTCCCGACCTCGTGGCGAGGATCGCGACGTCGCAGAGCGCGCAGGCCAGAAGCCACGTGTCGCCGAGGCGGCGCGCGACCGCGAGCGTCTCGCGCGCGTGGAGAAGCCCTAACGCGGCCTCCCCGGGACCGCCGCGGATCACGGCCCTCTCGGTGAGCGCCGTGCGCGCGAGGACCTCTCCGCGCAGGTTGCGCGCGACGCGCGCGAGCCTCAGCGCCTCCTCGGCCCAGGCCCGGCCGTCCCCGCCCCGTTGCGTTTCGGCGCGCGCCGCGCCGCTGTAGGCGAACGAGATGAGCCTCGGATCGTCGGTCTGCTCCGCGGCCTCGAGCGCGCGCTCGTGGGCCTCTCGCGCGCGACCGCCATCCGTCTCCTCCAGAAGCAGCGCGCGCGCAAGCAGCGCGTCGGCCGTGAGATTGGGGGATGTCGACTCGGCGGCCGCGCGATCGTAGAGGGCGAGCGCGCGCGGGGGATCCCCCGCGCGACGGGCCTCTTCGGCGCTCTCGATCAGGAAACGCGCCGCGAGGGGGCCCCGGGAGGGCGCGAAGGGTTCGGCCCGCGCAAGGAGGGCGGCGCTGTCGCCTCCGTCCCGCCGAGCGAGGTTCGCCCGCTCGATGAGCGCCGCCGCGCGGATCTCCTTGGATGCAACGGTCTCAGAGGCCTCGAGAAGGAGCCGGGCATACGCGTCCCCGAAGCCGTGCTCCACGAAGCGGTACGTCCGCTCCACGGCCTCCCGCACGACGACCGCGCCTGCGGCCTTCGGATCCTCCCCGGCAAGCGCGAGCCGCAAGGCCTCCAGGCCCCGCGCGGGATCGCGGTCGTCCATGAGCATCTTCGCGGCGCGCGACCGAGCCGAACGGGGGGCGAGCGGCGAGAGGACGCTGCGCACGAGGTCGTGCACCATCCATCCATCGGGCGTGCGCGTGGCCAGTCCGCGCGCGGCGAGGCGCAGGAGGAGGTCGTGCCCGCGCGCGACTTCCGCGACGTCTTCGGCCTCCTTCTCGGAGAACGGGACCTCGAGGACGGCGAGCGCGAGGACGGCGTCCCGATCGGTTGCGGGCAGGGCCGCGAGGACATCGTCGGTCAGGAAGGCCCGCACGTCGTCCCCCAGGAAGAACGGGTCGTCCGAATCCGACGCGAGCCGATCCCGGCTGAGCAGGAGCGAGAGCGGATGACCCGCCGACCGGGCGTGGAGCCGATCGGCCCGCTCCGCCTCCGCGCCGGTCGCGCCGAGAAGCCGCCGCGCGTCCTCCCGGGTGAGCCCCCCGAGCTCGAAGGATGCGAAGTCGCGGGGAAGGGCGCGCGGAAAGGCGCGGGCGGCCACGATGGCGGCGCCCCCGCGCAGGCGGCGCGCGACGTCCGCGAAGGCGTCGACGGCGCCGTCCGTCGCCACTTCGGCGCGGTCGAGCACGAGGAGGGCCCCCTGCGCGGAGGCGGCGTGCGCCACAGCGTGGACGAGCGTCGTGTCGTCCTCGTCGTCGAGACCTTCGACGGGCGCCTTCCGTCGCAGCGCGGAGGCGAGCCGGGCAAGGAGCAGCGGCGCCGATTCGCCCGGCGCCGCCGTCCGCCACGCGACCGGCCCGGGCCACCGCGCGGCGAAGGCGGCAAGCAGGGTCGTCTTCCCGATGCCGCCCAGCCCGTGGAGGCAGACGGCGCGACGATCCATGGCGAGGCCCGAAAGCGCCTCGAGCTCGACCTCGCGCCCGACGATGGAGGCGACGGCCGGCGGCGATTCGGACAGGAAGGCGGGCATTGGATCCCCATCGATGCCTTCGATGCTCAGCCCATCTCCGGTGAGGTTGACCACCAGGCTCTTGCGGACAAGGCGATAGAGCCGCACCGTGCGGCCCACGTTCGCCCATTCCGCCGCGAGGACGCCGAGTCGCTCGAACGACCGCAGGCGACGGGACGTCTCCTCCTCGGAGAGGCCCACGAGCTCCGCAAGACGCCGCGTGTAGAGCGGCTCGACCGCGAGGTGCGCGAGGATCGCCCGGTTGGTCGGGTTCGAGAGCAGCTGGAGGAGGTCGTCCCCGGGCACCTTCCCGCATCGTTTCGCGCGAGGCATGTAGCTTCCGCCGGTCTGCGGTCGCCCCCGCAGACCGCGAGACCATGTCCTTCGCGGGCCTGTGTCCCTTGCCGACAAGGCGACGTGAGACCATGACGACCACGAAATTCCGGAACGAGATCGCGATCGCGCTGAACGAACGCGGCGTCGAGGTGCGGGCCGACCAGATGGGCGACCTGCTTCTCGCCTTCGAGCGCTGGCCGAAGGGCGACTGGAGGCCCGTCTTCGACGGCCTCGCGGACGGGGGCTGCCAGGCCGAACACTGGGGCTACTGCCTCAAGGGCGCGGGCCGCGTCCACAACAAGGACGGGAGCGTGAGCGAGATCCGGGCCGGCCAGGTGTACCACGTTCCGCCGGGCCACACGTTCGAGACGCTCGAGGACATGGACGTCGTCGAATGGACGCGTCCGCACGCGGCGTACGAGAAGGACGTCGAAGTCATGATGGCGAACTTCCACGGCATGAAGGCGGTCGCGCCGCCTTCCCGGCGCTGAACGGGCCCGGGCGGCGCGAACGCCGCCCGACACTTTTTTCCGGCCCCGCGCGCTGGGCCCCGCGTGAGCGGCGGACGCGTCGACGAGCACCGCGCGTTCCTCGCGACGGGCGCCGTGCCGGGCCTCCCCTCGCCGACCTTCGAGGACCGGCTCGCCTATGCGCGCGCCGGCCTCAAGGACGCCTCGTTCAAGAAGCTCGCGTGGCCGCACTTCGCGTGCTTCGTCGACGCCTCGAACGTGGCCCGATGGGACCCGCCACCGACGGCGAAGGTGAACGAGCCGAAGGCGAAGCTCTGGCGGCTCGTCGCGTGCGAGAACGCGCTGCGCAAGCTCGGGTACGTCCCCATCATGGTGAGCGACGGGAACCTATTCCACCTCATGGACGAGCCCTACGAGTACCAGAAGCGGTATACGCAGTATCCCCACTCGGTCGCGAAGGGCTTCCAGGCCGACCGCATCGTCCTGAGGGCGCTCCGCGACCTCCCCGAGGCGGCCGTCGTCTCGCGCGACCGCTTCGACAAGCCTTCGGACGTCAAGGATTTCGCGGACGTCCTCGTCGATCGGCGCGCCTTCTTCGCGTTCCGCTTCGACGAACACGACGCGATCCACTTGTTCCGCGGCTCGGAGCCGATGCCCCGGGCGACGGCGAGGCTCGCGGCGCGTTGGAATCCGTGAGGAGCGCTAAGCGCGGCCCGTCGCGACGTGCGCCTCGCCCCACATCTCGATGGCCCCGTCGGGGCGCGCGAAGCGGGCGCTCGCCTCGAGGACCGCGACGCGCAGCCGCTCCACCTCGCCCGGCGAGAGACCGGTCAAGAATGCGGGGACGACCGGATTCGTCGTGGTGAGCGTCGGCCACTCCTCGGAAAGCGACGGCACGATCCACGGGTGGCGGACGGTCTCCACCCGGACGTCGACGAACCCCGCGTCCTCCATCTCCCGCCTCAGGCGACCGGGATCGGACAAGCTGAAGACCGCGGGCGGCGAGGGCGGCGGGGGGTGGTCCGGGAAGGTACGCTTCATGGCGGCTCCGAAGGCCGCGAACCAGTCGAGCCGGTCCGGGGTCGACCATGCGACGACCGCACATCGGCCGCCGGGTTTGAGCGCGCGCCTCATTCCCCGGAATCCGGCGGCGCGGTCGGGGAAGAAGATGAGCCCGAAGACCGAATAGGCGGCGTCGAAGCTCGCGGGGTCGACCGCGAGGGCCTGGCCATCCATCACGCGCGTCTCGACGTCGACCTTCTCGCGCCTCGCGCGCGCCTCGAGCTGCGCGATCATCTCGGGCGCGAAATCCGTGGCGAGGACGCGCGCGCCGCGGCGGGCGGCCTCGATCGAGAGCGCGCCGGTGCCTGCCGCCACGTCGAGAACGCGCTCGCCGGCCGCAAGACCGGTGAGACGCAGCGCATCCTTCGCGAACTGGACGAAGACCGGGGTGACGCGCGCGTCGTAGGCCTCGGCGACGCGCCCCCAGCCCGAAGGCGTGCGGTCCGGAGGAAGGGGTTGTGCGGTCATGGAGCGAGAACGCGCTCTCCGCGGTTATCGCTTGCGACGGGCGAGCCCGCCTCCGGAAACGTTCATGGGCGATGAGCGGGCTCGGCGTTCGTGCGCGACACGCCACCCCCCGTCGTCCTCGCGGCCGCCGGCGCCGCGCTCCTCGTCGCGCTCCTCGACGTCGCCGACACGGCCATCCTCGCGACGACGGGCGCGCCGACGGGCCCCGTCGTCGGCACGTTCGTGCGCGACGCCGTTCTCGTGGTCGCGGCCGTCTTCCTGCTGCGCCGCGCGCGCTGGGCGCTCTGGACGCTCGTCGCCCTCCTCGCGCTCGGACTTCTCCGCACATTCTCCGCCGACGAGCCGCTCGAGTACGCTGGCGTCATCGTCGCGCTCGCAGGCCTCGCATCGGCGCTCATGCCCGAGACGCGGGCATGGGTCGCCCGCCCCGCTTGACGTCACGGTGGAAGCGCCAGCCACGCCCGGCGCTCCCAGCGGGATTCTCGATCGCGAAGTCAACCTCGACCGCGGCCTGCGCGCCATGCCTGCCGGGGAAGCGAAGGAGGCGATTCTTCCGCGACCTTTCAGCCAGCGCCTGCGTGGATGGCGATGGCGCGCGAAGCCCCTCGGTGTCGTCGCGGCCGCCCTCCCCGGTCCGGCGTGCGATCAGGCGAGGATGTCGTTGATCTGGATGATCGCCTC encodes:
- a CDS encoding CBS domain-containing protein: MIVDSVMTRKVVTIAPRASAREASRLMRAKAIGCLVVVDGGAPLGVVTERDLAFRVLAEGRDPDGTRVADVMSAPVATVDPAASIEEAAMRMKQLGVKRLVVCLDGEVRGLVSATDIAYAEPEIARSFVDGWIKAQWRD
- a CDS encoding ATP-binding cassette domain-containing protein, translated to MAEPVIVARDIRKAYGRTEALKGVDLEVREGTILGLLGPNGAGKTTLVRILATLLRADGGVATVAGLDVAREASALRRVIGLAGQYAAVDESLTGRENVVLAARLHHLPKAEARRRADDLLARFDLLEAADRPARTYSGGMRRRLDLAASLVGDPTVLFLDEPTTGLDPRSRLALWSIIDGLRREGKTILLTTQYLEEADRLADRIAVVDRGVIIAEGTASELKRKVGGDVVEVHLSDPAQAEAAQVALAPLGATVDAARLRAHLPATEGTRTLAAAVRALDEAKIETTDIALRRPSLDDVFLAITGRAAEAEEGSA
- a CDS encoding ABC transporter permease, whose translation is MNVGSPGLGQRARWAVSDTMLLTWRNLMHYVRIPQLIVFAIIQPIMFTVLFAYVFGGAISTPGGSYVDFLIPGIIVQTVVFGSLMSGISIVEDVQKGVMDRFRSLPIARGTVLAARTLSDTLRNTLSVFIMAGVGYLIGYRFHGTVGDAVLGLAITVAVGLAFSWIAATIGLLVRDTQTAEIAGFTWAFPLVFASSIFVPIDTMPAWLRAFAEQSPITLAADAVRAASFGTPMGDAGWLTLLWCAGITAVFGFLAVRRFSRLT
- a CDS encoding VOC family protein, giving the protein MSIVRELDCITLHVTDLEASRRFYRDVMGFRELVFAQGLLVFALPGGARLSMHVQEPGEPGRPAGTVSGLMFGVDDCAKAVEALRGRGADVLEGPWKAPWGPTYATVADPSGNEFLLIERDRPLPAP
- a CDS encoding circularly permuted type 2 ATP-grasp protein, with the protein product MRLGAYDTEGFYDETFAPDGTPRPGNAFLVEAFSGFSEAELARRQRAADIAFLNQGITFTVYGDKAGREKIFPFDIVPRIVRWQEWTHVARGLEQRIRALNAFVADVYGEGRILKAGIVPEDLVRSSRGFRPRLVGVRPPRDVWCHVSGIDLVRHGDGALYVLEDNIRTPSGVSYVLENREIMKKVLPELFERANVQPVANYPNLLLETLTQLSDRRDPTVVVLTPGMYNSAYFEHSYLAQKMGIELVEGSDLVVDGDEVKMRTTRGLRRVDVIYRRIDDDFLDPKAFREDSLLGVAGLIDVFEKGNVALANAPGTGVADDKAVYPYVPKMIRFYLGETPVLPNVPTLVCWDDKERAEVLANLDKLVVKAANESGGYGMLVGPHATPDEREAFAKRIEENPRNYIAQPTLALSRVPTRVGGTFEGRHVDLRPYVLHGREIKVVPGGLTRVALRKGSLVVNSSQGGGSKDTWVLGPEGA
- a CDS encoding alpha-E domain-containing protein, with protein sequence MLSRVASQVHWLNRYIERAENVARFIDVNLNLMLEMDAAHQQWMPLVATAGDEAAFAARYKEPSKANVIRFLTFDASNPNSILSCLRMARENARSVREIISSEMWTQVNVSYLAVEEAVAKGNVLDDPRDFFARVKMDSHLFGGIMDATMSHGEAWHFGRLGRLLERADKTARILDVKYYVLLPSLEDVGSPFDDLQWQAVLKSASALEMYRKERRRRITPRDVADFLILSRDFPRSIRSSLATAEESLHRITGTPGHAFRNAAEKRLGRLRSEFDYLEIEDVFAVGLHEFLQRVLSEIRYVGDGIHESFFAPRAIPAATRREAPQ
- a CDS encoding transglutaminase family protein — translated: MRIRIAHRTAYSYSAPVRLDPQVVRLKPATDARQRLLSWALAVDPADAKVAEALDASGFWATTLATEAGLERFVLETESLVETMPLPPIDSAPRLPWRDPALLPEGARAWRLPRDEDPEVVRFALDVAQGASWETLPFLGDLARRIHTTHQHRVRHEGSPWTPRATLDAREGACRDFAVLFVAACRLLGVPARFVSGYRVIEATRQGQELHAWAEAWIPGHGWRGFDPTDGRPVEDRHVAVAAGSVAEAAPVTGTFWGPAGVVSRLETRVDARIE
- a CDS encoding winged helix-turn-helix domain-containing protein, whose translation is MPGDDLLQLLSNPTNRAILAHLAVEPLYTRRLAELVGLSEEETSRRLRSFERLGVLAAEWANVGRTVRLYRLVRKSLVVNLTGDGLSIEGIDGDPMPAFLSESPPAVASIVGREVELEALSGLAMDRRAVCLHGLGGIGKTTLLAAFAARWPGPVAWRTAAPGESAPLLLARLASALRRKAPVEGLDDEDDTTLVHAVAHAASAQGALLVLDRAEVATDGAVDAFADVARRLRGGAAIVAARAFPRALPRDFASFELGGLTREDARRLLGATGAEAERADRLHARSAGHPLSLLLSRDRLASDSDDPFFLGDDVRAFLTDDVLAALPATDRDAVLALAVLEVPFSEKEAEDVAEVARGHDLLLRLAARGLATRTPDGWMVHDLVRSVLSPLAPRSARSRAAKMLMDDRDPARGLEALRLALAGEDPKAAGAVVVREAVERTYRFVEHGFGDAYARLLLEASETVASKEIRAAALIERANLARRDGGDSAALLARAEPFAPSRGPLAARFLIESAEEARRAGDPPRALALYDRAAAESTSPNLTADALLARALLLEETDGGRAREAHERALEAAEQTDDPRLISFAYSGAARAETQRGGDGRAWAEEALRLARVARNLRGEVLARTALTERAVIRGGPGEAALGLLHARETLAVARRLGDTWLLACALCDVAILATRSGHHDEALAAGKEGIEAARLVASPYLELGAASGFADACVATGRAPEGRDAIAAATATFESAVVETPPYLAFAWTSLAAAEEACGHAGAAAAAKRRAREVAGARSG
- a CDS encoding methyltransferase domain-containing protein, with protein sequence MTAQPLPPDRTPSGWGRVAEAYDARVTPVFVQFAKDALRLTGLAAGERVLDVAAGTGALSIEAARRGARVLATDFAPEMIAQLEARARREKVDVETRVMDGQALAVDPASFDAAYSVFGLIFFPDRAAGFRGMRRALKPGGRCAVVAWSTPDRLDWFAAFGAAMKRTFPDHPPPPSPPAVFSLSDPGRLRREMEDAGFVDVRVETVRHPWIVPSLSEEWPTLTTTNPVVPAFLTGLSPGEVERLRVAVLEASARFARPDGAIEMWGEAHVATGRA